In a genomic window of Octadecabacter temperatus:
- the xdhC gene encoding xanthine dehydrogenase accessory protein XdhC: MSQNEEQFIAVTVGAVKGSAPREVGAVMRIWPDRQEGSIGGGALEFEAAKIAREMLRDNLMKIQRVMPLGPDLGQCCGGVVTLDFNRDDQLEKPSQPPLWIWGAGHVGRAIANVLAPLEDRQITLIDTTAERMPDVLAITVAPLVAADPVRAVAHAPRDADHLVLTYSHAIDLALCDALLRHGFASAGLIGSATKWARFRSKLASMGHTSAQISRIACPIGDPSLGKHPQAIAVSAAAALISASADGVERQGIGERTA; the protein is encoded by the coding sequence ATGAGCCAAAACGAAGAACAGTTCATTGCGGTGACCGTCGGGGCCGTCAAAGGCTCCGCCCCGCGTGAAGTAGGCGCCGTTATGCGCATCTGGCCGGACCGTCAGGAAGGCTCCATCGGTGGTGGAGCGCTGGAATTTGAGGCGGCAAAAATCGCGCGGGAAATGTTGCGTGACAACTTGATGAAAATCCAACGGGTCATGCCGCTTGGCCCTGATCTGGGCCAATGCTGCGGGGGTGTTGTCACGCTTGATTTCAACCGTGATGACCAACTCGAAAAACCGTCACAACCGCCCCTGTGGATTTGGGGGGCAGGTCATGTTGGGCGTGCGATCGCCAACGTTTTGGCACCACTTGAAGACCGCCAAATCACATTGATCGACACCACCGCCGAGCGCATGCCTGATGTGCTTGCGATCACGGTAGCGCCCCTTGTGGCTGCTGACCCAGTTCGCGCCGTTGCCCATGCGCCCCGTGATGCGGATCACCTTGTCCTGACCTACTCCCACGCAATTGATTTGGCACTCTGCGATGCGCTGCTACGTCATGGATTCGCGAGCGCGGGTTTGATCGGTTCCGCGACGAAATGGGCACGGTTTCGATCAAAGCTCGCCTCAATGGGGCACACATCTGCACAGATTTCACGCATTGCTTGTCCCATTGGCGATCCGAGCCTTGGAAAGCACCCGCAAGCCATTGCCGTAAGTGCTGCGGCTGCGTTAATCTCTGCTTCGGCGGACGGGGTTGAACGCCAGGGGATAGGGGAACGCACAGCATGA
- a CDS encoding ABC transporter permease, producing the protein MIILEKRPQPSQFWSYGAPIVAVILTMIFGAALFATLGKPPIEALSKIFWEPLFGEFNFFYLPQLLIKGAPLVAIALGLSLGFKAGIWNIGAEGQYIIGALCGAAVGLALYPMEARWLVLPAMLIAGAFGGFAWAMIPGILRVKFNTNEILVSLMLVYVAEQLLAAMALGALKNPEGMGFPGSRNLSQYASASSWIDQGNGMHWGVVIALIAVIFAYILFTRHILGFQIKLAGQAPRAAAFSGVNPARLVLFCLGTSGALAGIAGLTEVSGPAGVVSIDFNVGYGFTAIIVAFLGRLHPVGILMAGTLMALTYIGGDVAQSSLGLPKAAIQVFQGTLLFSLLGVDVLTNYRVRMKRGAVA; encoded by the coding sequence ATGATCATTTTGGAAAAACGCCCGCAGCCGTCGCAATTCTGGTCTTATGGCGCGCCGATTGTCGCGGTCATTCTGACGATGATCTTCGGGGCTGCCTTGTTTGCAACCCTTGGAAAGCCACCAATCGAGGCGCTAAGCAAAATCTTCTGGGAGCCGCTGTTTGGCGAGTTCAACTTCTTTTACCTGCCACAACTCCTGATCAAGGGCGCGCCATTGGTCGCCATCGCGTTGGGCCTTTCGCTTGGGTTCAAGGCAGGCATCTGGAACATCGGTGCCGAGGGGCAATACATCATCGGGGCGTTGTGCGGTGCTGCCGTGGGCCTTGCGCTGTATCCGATGGAGGCACGTTGGCTGGTCCTTCCGGCAATGCTGATCGCGGGGGCATTTGGTGGTTTCGCATGGGCGATGATTCCAGGAATTTTGCGCGTAAAGTTCAACACTAACGAGATTTTGGTGTCTTTGATGTTGGTCTATGTGGCCGAACAATTGCTAGCAGCCATGGCGCTTGGAGCGTTAAAAAACCCCGAAGGCATGGGCTTTCCGGGCTCACGCAATCTATCGCAATACGCATCAGCCAGTTCGTGGATCGACCAAGGAAACGGCATGCACTGGGGCGTCGTAATAGCCCTTATCGCGGTGATCTTTGCGTATATCCTGTTCACCCGACATATCCTTGGCTTCCAAATCAAACTGGCAGGCCAAGCACCACGCGCGGCTGCGTTTTCGGGCGTTAACCCTGCGCGATTGGTCTTGTTCTGTCTTGGTACATCTGGCGCATTGGCAGGGATCGCGGGCCTGACGGAAGTGTCCGGTCCGGCGGGCGTTGTCAGCATCGACTTCAACGTCGGCTATGGGTTCACCGCGATCATCGTTGCCTTCTTGGGACGCTTGCATCCCGTCGGTATTTTGATGGCGGGAACGTTGATGGCACTGACCTATATCGGTGGCGATGTAGCGCAGTCTTCGCTTGGGCTACCGAAGGCTGCGATCCAAGTGTTCCAAGGGACGCTTCTGTTTTCACTGCTTGGCGTCGACGTTCTGACGAACTACCGCGTGCGGATGAAACGGGGGGCCGTGGCATGA
- the xdhB gene encoding xanthine dehydrogenase molybdopterin binding subunit, with protein sequence MSVSKPLPHDAAKLHVTGTARYVDDVPMPAGTLHLAFGTSTVARGMLKSVNLEKVKQAPGVVAVLTAKDLPFANDVSPSIHDEPLLSDGTVHYVGQPIFLVVAQTHSQARFAARQGDIQYVEETPIFSIEDALAADARFENGPRVYTKGDIASALSSAPNRLKGRIEMGGQEHFYLEGQAALALPQEGGDMVVHSSTQHPTEIQHKVADALGVDMHAVRVEIRRMGGGFGGKESQGNALAVSCAVAARATGQPCKMRYDRDDDMTITGKRHDFRIDYDVGYDANGRLTGVDFTHYTRCGWAQDLSLPVADRAMLHADNAYLLPAARITSHRLKTNMQSATAYRGFGGPQGMLGIERVMDHVAHALGKDPAAVRRVNFYAAPDAVAGSSEGKAGTGRRFGAEHSPVAEAENTTPYDMEVTDFILHEMTEKLLADADYEGRKAAVDEWNAKHTTLKKGIAFNPVKFGISFTLTHLNQAGALVHVYQDGSIQLNHGGTEMGQGLFQKVAQVAAARFGVDLSAVKITATDTGKVPNTSATAASSGTDLNGMAVQNACDIIRDRIAECLAEIHETATGDVTFDNGMVVVGNVEMSFADAAKTAYENRVSLSATGFYKTPDVAWDRIAGKGRPFFYFAYGAAISEVVIDTLTGENRLLRVDVLHDAGASLNPALDIGQIEGGFVQGAGWLTTEELVWDDAGRLRTHAPSTYKIPACSDRPEVFNVALWDGENRAETVYRSKAVGEPPFMLGISAHLALADACGACGATYPDLQAPATAQEVLQAVKRARA encoded by the coding sequence ATGAGTGTTTCTAAGCCCCTCCCCCATGACGCAGCGAAGCTCCATGTTACCGGAACTGCGCGCTATGTTGATGACGTACCGATGCCCGCAGGCACGCTGCATCTGGCCTTTGGCACAAGCACGGTTGCGCGTGGAATGCTCAAATCGGTGAACCTTGAAAAGGTGAAGCAAGCCCCCGGAGTTGTCGCAGTTCTAACGGCGAAGGATCTTCCTTTTGCCAATGATGTTTCCCCGTCGATCCATGATGAACCACTGCTGTCGGACGGAACCGTTCACTATGTCGGACAGCCGATCTTTTTGGTTGTGGCGCAAACACACTCGCAAGCCCGTTTTGCTGCGCGTCAGGGCGACATTCAATACGTCGAAGAAACCCCGATTTTCAGCATCGAAGACGCGCTCGCGGCGGATGCAAGGTTTGAAAACGGTCCGCGCGTTTATACGAAAGGCGATATCGCCTCAGCGCTTTCATCTGCACCAAACCGCCTTAAGGGGCGGATTGAGATGGGCGGACAGGAGCATTTTTACCTAGAAGGCCAAGCCGCCCTCGCCCTTCCGCAAGAAGGCGGCGATATGGTGGTGCATTCATCAACGCAACACCCAACAGAAATTCAACACAAAGTGGCGGACGCGCTGGGTGTTGATATGCATGCCGTGCGTGTTGAAATCCGTCGCATGGGTGGTGGGTTTGGCGGTAAGGAAAGCCAAGGCAACGCCCTCGCGGTGAGTTGCGCGGTTGCCGCGCGCGCAACGGGGCAACCTTGCAAGATGCGCTATGATCGCGACGACGACATGACGATCACTGGTAAGCGCCACGATTTCCGCATCGATTATGATGTTGGCTATGACGCAAACGGTCGACTGACCGGAGTGGATTTCACGCATTACACGCGTTGCGGTTGGGCGCAGGATCTGTCCCTGCCTGTCGCGGATCGCGCCATGTTGCACGCGGACAATGCCTACCTATTGCCTGCTGCACGCATCACCTCGCATCGGCTGAAAACCAACATGCAAAGTGCTACGGCCTATCGTGGCTTTGGTGGCCCGCAAGGGATGCTGGGGATTGAGAGGGTTATGGACCACGTGGCCCATGCGTTGGGCAAGGACCCTGCTGCGGTGCGACGGGTGAACTTCTATGCCGCGCCCGATGCGGTGGCTGGTTCGTCAGAGGGAAAGGCGGGAACTGGTCGGCGCTTCGGGGCAGAGCATTCGCCGGTCGCCGAAGCGGAAAATACGACGCCCTACGACATGGAAGTCACAGACTTCATCCTGCACGAGATGACCGAAAAGCTGCTTGCAGATGCTGACTATGAAGGCCGAAAAGCGGCTGTGGACGAGTGGAATGCCAAGCACACAACCCTCAAGAAAGGGATCGCGTTCAACCCCGTTAAGTTCGGCATTTCATTTACCCTTACGCACCTGAACCAAGCGGGCGCACTGGTGCATGTGTATCAAGACGGATCGATCCAGCTGAACCACGGCGGCACCGAGATGGGGCAAGGGTTGTTCCAGAAAGTGGCGCAGGTTGCGGCGGCGCGGTTCGGGGTGGATTTGAGTGCCGTGAAAATCACAGCAACGGACACGGGCAAGGTACCAAACACGTCTGCGACAGCCGCATCGAGCGGGACGGATTTGAACGGCATGGCGGTGCAAAACGCATGCGACATCATCCGAGACCGGATCGCGGAGTGTCTGGCCGAAATTCACGAGACGGCGACTGGAGATGTTACGTTCGACAATGGCATGGTCGTGGTTGGCAATGTCGAGATGTCCTTCGCGGATGCTGCCAAGACTGCGTATGAAAACCGCGTCAGCCTAAGCGCCACGGGCTTTTATAAAACACCCGACGTTGCATGGGATCGGATCGCAGGAAAGGGTCGCCCATTCTTCTATTTCGCATATGGCGCGGCGATTTCCGAAGTGGTGATCGACACGCTGACAGGTGAAAATCGCCTGCTGCGCGTTGATGTTTTGCATGACGCTGGGGCGTCACTGAACCCCGCTTTGGACATCGGTCAAATTGAGGGTGGATTTGTGCAAGGTGCGGGCTGGTTGACCACCGAGGAACTCGTTTGGGACGATGCGGGACGTTTACGCACGCATGCGCCCAGCACCTATAAAATTCCCGCCTGCAGTGACCGTCCCGAGGTTTTTAACGTCGCTTTGTGGGATGGCGAAAACCGCGCTGAAACGGTCTATCGGTCCAAAGCAGTCGGAGAGCCGCCGTTTATGCTCGGGATTTCGGCGCATTTGGCCTTAGCAGATGCTTGTGGAGCCTGCGGGGCGACCTATCCGGATTTGCAAGCCCCCGCGACGGCGCAAGAAGTGCTGCAAGCCGTCAAGCGAGCCCGTGCATGA
- a CDS encoding BMP family ABC transporter substrate-binding protein, protein MNMKALLGGAAVVVAAAAAYFYIAPGSDDMASGEDGATKVGFVYVGPVGDGGWTYEHDQGRLAVEAEFGDAVETVFVESVPEGPDAERVMTQMALEGADLIFTTSFGYMDPTINVAAQFPDVRFEHATGYKQADNVSVYSARFYEGRAVQGHIAGQITESNVIGYIASFPIPEVIRGINSAYLHAKEVNPDVEFKIIWAYTWFDPAKEAEAANVLIEQGADVILQHTDSTAPQAAAQAAGNVYTFGQASDMSEFGPMPRVSSIIDDWAPYYIARTQAVMDGTWESTSTWDGIGAGMVGIGEISDAIPAEVKASAEAMVAELASGEYHAFTGPINKQDGSVWLAEGETAQDYSDDGLAGMNFYVEGLTAEVPQ, encoded by the coding sequence ATGAACATGAAGGCATTACTGGGTGGAGCAGCGGTCGTTGTCGCAGCTGCTGCCGCGTATTTCTACATTGCACCAGGCTCAGACGATATGGCGTCCGGCGAAGACGGCGCAACCAAAGTCGGTTTCGTTTACGTTGGCCCAGTTGGCGACGGCGGCTGGACATACGAACACGACCAAGGTCGCCTTGCTGTTGAAGCAGAATTTGGCGATGCAGTTGAAACTGTGTTCGTTGAAAGCGTTCCAGAAGGCCCAGATGCTGAGCGTGTGATGACACAGATGGCGCTGGAAGGTGCTGACCTGATTTTCACAACGTCCTTTGGTTACATGGATCCGACAATCAACGTCGCGGCCCAGTTCCCTGATGTTCGTTTTGAGCACGCAACAGGTTACAAGCAGGCGGACAACGTTTCTGTTTATTCCGCACGTTTTTACGAAGGCCGCGCAGTTCAAGGCCACATCGCGGGTCAGATCACTGAATCCAACGTCATCGGCTACATCGCGTCCTTCCCGATTCCGGAAGTTATCCGTGGCATCAACTCTGCTTACCTTCACGCGAAAGAAGTAAACCCAGACGTCGAGTTCAAGATCATTTGGGCGTACACTTGGTTCGACCCTGCAAAAGAAGCTGAAGCAGCAAACGTTCTGATCGAGCAAGGCGCAGACGTGATCTTGCAGCACACTGACTCCACAGCACCACAGGCTGCGGCGCAGGCCGCTGGCAACGTATACACATTCGGTCAAGCGTCTGACATGTCAGAATTCGGCCCAATGCCACGCGTATCGTCCATCATCGATGACTGGGCGCCGTACTACATTGCGCGCACACAGGCTGTTATGGACGGCACATGGGAAAGCACATCCACATGGGATGGTATCGGCGCAGGCATGGTTGGCATCGGTGAAATCTCTGACGCGATCCCAGCTGAAGTCAAAGCATCTGCCGAAGCAATGGTCGCAGAATTGGCGTCTGGCGAATACCACGCGTTCACTGGCCCGATCAACAAACAGGACGGTTCTGTTTGGTTGGCTGAAGGCGAAACAGCGCAGGACTACTCGGACGATGGTTTGGCTGGCATGAACTTCTACGTTGAAGGTCTGACAGCAGAAGTTCCGCAGTAA
- a CDS encoding ABC transporter permease: MFGSIDPQLLLASLMVAATPIMLAAIGELVVERAGVLNLGVEGMMITGSVIGFIAAIKTGNPWIGFIAASVGGAGLSLLFGFLTQFLLSNQVATGLALTLFGLGLAALLGQDYLGVKAPVFPDWHIPLLGDIPILGPIVFQHDPMVYIGLGIVAGVWWFLKKSRAGLILRAVGENHEAAHALGYNVVRTRMLAIMFGGACAGLGGAYLSIVRVPTYAAGLTAGMGWIALAIVVFAGWKPGRLLLGAYLFGGVTALQLNLQAASLSLLDVLTITALTAAVVVIIVGLTQKRRFTAKMLWWSASLCIAAAFFSVYKWLGWVFNETLWLSSSPYIATIFVLVIMSSGGAPGSLGKIFHASR, encoded by the coding sequence ATGTTTGGATCGATTGACCCGCAACTGCTGCTTGCCTCCCTAATGGTGGCCGCCACCCCAATTATGCTTGCCGCGATCGGTGAGCTGGTGGTGGAACGCGCTGGGGTTTTGAACCTTGGTGTTGAAGGGATGATGATTACCGGTTCGGTTATCGGGTTTATTGCCGCGATCAAAACCGGCAACCCGTGGATCGGATTTATTGCGGCCTCCGTTGGTGGTGCTGGGCTATCCCTTCTGTTTGGATTTCTGACGCAGTTTTTGCTGTCCAATCAGGTGGCGACAGGCTTGGCATTGACACTGTTCGGGTTGGGCCTCGCCGCGCTTCTTGGGCAGGATTACCTTGGTGTGAAGGCCCCTGTATTCCCTGACTGGCACATTCCACTGCTCGGCGACATTCCGATCCTTGGCCCGATTGTATTCCAACATGACCCGATGGTTTACATCGGCCTTGGCATTGTCGCGGGCGTTTGGTGGTTCTTGAAAAAATCCCGCGCCGGTTTGATCTTGCGCGCTGTCGGTGAGAACCACGAGGCGGCCCACGCATTGGGCTACAACGTCGTGCGCACACGTATGCTGGCGATCATGTTTGGCGGGGCCTGTGCGGGGCTTGGTGGTGCGTATTTGTCTATCGTGCGGGTGCCGACCTATGCCGCGGGCCTGACCGCTGGGATGGGCTGGATCGCCCTTGCGATTGTGGTCTTCGCTGGCTGGAAACCCGGGCGATTGTTGCTGGGCGCATATTTGTTTGGCGGTGTGACAGCGTTGCAGCTGAACCTACAGGCCGCGAGCCTTTCGTTGCTCGATGTTCTCACGATCACCGCGCTGACAGCGGCCGTTGTCGTAATCATCGTAGGGTTGACCCAGAAACGCAGATTTACAGCCAAGATGCTTTGGTGGAGCGCCAGTCTTTGCATCGCAGCCGCATTCTTTAGCGTTTATAAATGGCTTGGATGGGTTTTTAACGAGACTCTTTGGCTTTCATCCTCGCCTTATATTGCCACCATCTTCGTTCTGGTCATTATGTCCAGCGGCGGAGCGCCGGGGTCGCTCGGCAAGATTTTCCACGCCTCACGTTGA
- a CDS encoding ABC transporter ATP-binding protein — protein sequence MTEPLMKLEGLTKAYPGVVANSDVSFNIQAGEVHALLGENGAGKSTLVKTIYGLVKPDTGTMTLDGKPFTPAEPRAARAAGIAMVFQHFSLFEALDVAENVALGMENPPPMKDLAQRIKEVSETYGLPLNPSRIVGDLSAGERQRVEIIRCLLQDPKVLIMDEPTSVLTPQEVEILFETLRKLKSEGTAILYISHKLEEIRALCDHATVLRLGEVVGTCDPRETSAREMAELMVGGTLHVPEREAGETGETLMQISGLSARSPAEYGTSLKDITLDIRAGDVIGIGGVAGNGQDELLGALSGEIKVGAGQVAFMDQDIGQMAPDARRSLGICAAPEERMGHAAAPDMSLTENAALTGRKRKDLAKNGFIDWNKTRNFAEIIIERFDVRTPGAGNAARSLSGGNLQKFVIGREILQDPKILIVNQPTWGVDASAAAAIRQALLDLAAKGAGVIVISQDLDELMEISDQFAALNEGRLSKPRPAQGLTVEEIGLMLGGAHDMEVAHVEAAT from the coding sequence ATGACCGAACCGCTTATGAAGCTCGAGGGGCTGACCAAAGCCTACCCTGGAGTCGTTGCGAATTCCGACGTGTCGTTCAACATTCAAGCAGGCGAAGTTCACGCGCTACTGGGCGAAAACGGCGCGGGGAAGTCCACCTTAGTCAAAACCATCTATGGATTGGTCAAGCCTGACACGGGCACGATGACGCTGGACGGAAAACCTTTCACACCCGCAGAACCACGGGCCGCACGCGCCGCGGGTATCGCGATGGTCTTTCAGCATTTCTCATTGTTTGAAGCCTTGGATGTCGCGGAAAACGTTGCCTTGGGGATGGAAAACCCGCCCCCAATGAAAGACCTCGCGCAGCGCATCAAAGAGGTCTCTGAAACCTACGGATTACCGCTGAACCCGTCGCGCATTGTCGGTGATTTAAGCGCGGGCGAGCGCCAACGTGTCGAGATTATTCGCTGCCTTCTGCAAGACCCGAAGGTGCTTATCATGGATGAACCGACAAGCGTTTTGACCCCACAAGAAGTCGAGATTCTGTTCGAGACCCTGCGCAAGCTGAAGTCCGAAGGTACAGCGATTTTATACATTTCGCACAAGCTCGAAGAAATTCGTGCGCTGTGCGATCACGCGACGGTTTTGCGCCTCGGCGAAGTCGTCGGAACCTGCGACCCACGCGAGACATCGGCGCGCGAAATGGCCGAGCTGATGGTGGGTGGAACGCTTCATGTGCCGGAACGCGAAGCCGGTGAGACTGGCGAAACGCTGATGCAGATCAGCGGCCTTTCCGCCCGCTCGCCCGCTGAATATGGAACCTCACTAAAGGACATCACCCTCGACATTCGCGCAGGCGATGTCATCGGGATTGGTGGCGTTGCAGGCAACGGGCAGGACGAATTGCTCGGTGCGTTGTCGGGCGAAATCAAGGTTGGTGCCGGACAAGTTGCCTTTATGGACCAAGACATTGGCCAGATGGCGCCAGATGCACGGCGCAGCCTTGGGATTTGCGCGGCCCCTGAGGAGCGCATGGGCCATGCCGCCGCACCTGATATGTCCTTAACAGAGAACGCCGCGTTGACGGGACGCAAGCGTAAAGACCTGGCAAAAAACGGGTTTATCGACTGGAACAAAACGCGGAACTTTGCCGAAATCATTATCGAGCGCTTTGATGTCCGCACGCCGGGGGCCGGCAATGCCGCGCGGTCGTTGAGTGGTGGGAACCTGCAGAAATTCGTCATCGGGCGTGAGATTTTGCAAGACCCGAAGATCCTGATCGTCAACCAGCCGACGTGGGGCGTTGATGCGAGCGCGGCGGCCGCTATTCGGCAGGCTTTGCTGGATTTGGCGGCCAAGGGTGCTGGGGTCATTGTGATCAGCCAAGATCTTGATGAGTTGATGGAAATCTCAGACCAGTTTGCTGCGTTGAACGAAGGGCGGCTGTCCAAGCCACGCCCGGCGCAAGGCCTCACTGTTGAGGAAATCGGCCTGATGTTGGGTGGTGCGCACGATATGGAAGTCGCGCATGTGGAGGCTGCGACATGA
- a CDS encoding ArsR/SmtB family transcription factor, with protein sequence MPRDLNAIFSALSDPTRRTVVERLAKGPASVTSLASDYNIALPTFMRHLKILETCGLVRSVKKGRVRTCHIEAAPMMELQGWLEWQRRVWESQLDGPNGTEACKSA encoded by the coding sequence ATGCCAAGAGACCTCAACGCCATCTTTTCCGCCCTCTCAGACCCAACCCGCCGCACCGTGGTTGAGCGATTGGCCAAGGGCCCCGCGAGCGTCACTTCTCTCGCAAGTGATTACAATATCGCGTTGCCCACATTCATGCGACATCTCAAGATCCTTGAAACCTGCGGCCTCGTCCGGTCCGTCAAAAAAGGTCGCGTGCGCACCTGCCATATCGAAGCTGCCCCGATGATGGAACTTCAAGGCTGGCTCGAGTGGCAACGCCGCGTTTGGGAAAGCCAGCTAGATGGACCTAACGGAACTGAGGCTTGCAAAAGCGCGTAA
- the xdhA gene encoding xanthine dehydrogenase small subunit — MNVTFLLNGETVDVDTHPTQTLLDWLREKRHLTGTKEGCNEGDCGACSVMVTDENGARTLNACILFMPQLHGKAVRTVEGLASPDGTLHPVQQAMIDNHGSQCGFCTPGFVMSMATGHLNGRTDHDDVLAGNLCRCTGYAPIIRAANASEGTSVPDHMREVPPQLGETDIPAPSTSDELAQWYMEHPEGTLIAGATDVGLWVTKHFTDLGDVAFLNRCADLQQIEDQGDAFRIGAAVTMTDVLGAVRDLHPSYAEMIRRYGSEQVRNAATIGGNIANGSPIGDNPPALIALDATLHLRCGDSRRDMPIEDFFIAYGKQDRQPGEFVEAVTIPKTAPSLRCYKLSKRFDQDISAVCGCFNITVEDGEITAARIAFGGMAGTPKRAASSEATLVGRPWAFETLQAAAESLTEDFQPMSDMRASATYRMEAAQGQLLRYFDDINGTETSVLEVRA, encoded by the coding sequence ATGAATGTAACGTTTCTTCTCAACGGAGAGACCGTGGATGTGGACACCCACCCCACGCAAACGCTGCTCGACTGGTTGCGCGAAAAGCGCCACCTAACGGGAACCAAGGAAGGCTGCAACGAGGGCGACTGCGGTGCGTGTTCGGTGATGGTGACCGACGAAAACGGCGCGCGCACCTTGAATGCCTGTATCCTGTTCATGCCGCAGCTTCATGGGAAAGCCGTGCGCACCGTCGAAGGTCTTGCCTCACCCGATGGAACCCTGCACCCTGTGCAACAGGCAATGATCGACAATCACGGTAGCCAATGTGGTTTCTGCACACCTGGTTTTGTGATGTCGATGGCCACAGGTCATCTGAACGGGCGCACTGACCATGATGATGTGCTCGCTGGTAATCTGTGCCGCTGTACTGGCTACGCACCAATCATACGCGCGGCCAATGCAAGCGAAGGTACATCCGTCCCAGACCACATGCGCGAAGTGCCACCGCAACTTGGCGAAACGGACATTCCTGCGCCATCTACCAGCGACGAACTTGCACAGTGGTACATGGAGCACCCCGAAGGAACGCTTATTGCTGGCGCGACGGATGTTGGTCTGTGGGTCACCAAACACTTCACTGATCTGGGAGATGTGGCATTTCTAAACCGCTGCGCCGACCTGCAACAAATCGAAGATCAAGGTGATGCATTTCGAATCGGCGCGGCCGTTACAATGACGGATGTATTAGGCGCAGTGCGAGACTTGCATCCGTCTTACGCTGAAATGATCCGCAGATATGGCTCTGAACAAGTGCGCAACGCGGCGACAATTGGCGGCAACATCGCCAATGGGTCGCCCATCGGGGACAACCCGCCTGCCCTGATCGCGCTGGACGCAACACTGCATCTTCGGTGTGGCGACTCGCGACGCGACATGCCGATTGAGGATTTCTTCATCGCTTATGGCAAGCAAGACCGCCAACCCGGGGAATTCGTCGAAGCTGTAACGATCCCCAAAACGGCCCCCTCGTTGCGCTGTTACAAACTTTCCAAGCGGTTTGACCAAGACATCTCGGCGGTCTGTGGCTGTTTCAATATCACGGTTGAAGACGGCGAAATCACCGCGGCACGTATCGCATTTGGCGGTATGGCCGGAACGCCTAAACGCGCGGCCTCGTCAGAGGCCACGCTGGTCGGACGCCCTTGGGCGTTTGAAACACTGCAAGCGGCAGCAGAGAGCCTAACCGAAGACTTCCAACCCATGAGCGACATGCGTGCCTCTGCCACCTACCGCATGGAAGCGGCGCAGGGTCAGTTGCTACGCTATTTCGATGACATCAACGGCACTGAAACAAGTGTTCTGGAGGTCCGCGCATGA